One window of Chloroflexota bacterium genomic DNA carries:
- a CDS encoding DUF2905 domain-containing protein gives MLLLVGLALALLGGVLVFVGRIPGISRLPGDFAIQMEGFSCFFPLATSILLSIVLTVLINVILRIINK, from the coding sequence ATGCTATTGCTCGTCGGACTCGCGCTTGCGTTGTTGGGTGGTGTGCTCGTGTTTGTCGGACGCATACCCGGCATTAGTCGTTTGCCGGGTGATTTTGCAATTCAGATGGAAGGTTTTTCATGTTTCTTTCCATTGGCAACTTCAATTCTGTTGAGCATTGTGCTGACGGTATTGATCAATGTTATTCTTCGTATCATCAATAAATAG